One Deinococcus sp. LM3 genomic region harbors:
- a CDS encoding magnesium transporter CorA family protein produces the protein MIRVKQLGSGEDQPWQGQGSGVWVDAQNLAPEELASLQRTFSLNPLAVEDALEQGHWSRAEVYPEHSFITVRSFARPEQADEFTERLSVFTFPDAVLTVSSGGTRALNAVWPLTGRDSVNNPQEVTYELLDHAADTFFAAADALEEQADDLEERVFQNHRQNPVPDVFELKHRIGQARRLATDAREATALMGRHANCTPADLVRYRDVQDSFTRAAGRLDGLRDLLTSLLDLHLNLQSQRMNEVMRTLTAVSVIFLPLTFLAGVWGMNFEFMPELKSPYGYALAWASFLLIGGLLAAYFKRRGWW, from the coding sequence ATGATTCGCGTCAAACAGCTGGGCAGCGGCGAGGACCAGCCCTGGCAGGGGCAGGGAAGCGGCGTGTGGGTGGACGCGCAGAACCTCGCGCCCGAGGAACTCGCCAGCCTGCAACGCACCTTCAGCCTCAACCCCCTGGCCGTCGAGGACGCCCTGGAGCAGGGCCACTGGAGCCGCGCCGAGGTGTACCCGGAGCACTCGTTCATCACGGTGCGGTCCTTCGCGCGGCCCGAACAGGCCGACGAGTTCACGGAACGCCTGAGCGTCTTCACGTTCCCGGACGCCGTGCTGACCGTCAGCAGCGGCGGCACGCGCGCCCTGAACGCCGTGTGGCCCCTGACCGGCCGCGACAGCGTGAACAACCCGCAGGAGGTCACGTACGAACTGCTCGACCACGCCGCCGACACCTTCTTCGCGGCGGCCGACGCCCTGGAAGAACAGGCGGACGACCTGGAGGAACGCGTGTTCCAGAACCACCGGCAGAACCCGGTGCCGGACGTGTTCGAACTCAAGCACCGCATCGGGCAGGCCCGCCGCCTCGCCACCGACGCCCGCGAGGCGACCGCCCTGATGGGCCGCCACGCCAACTGCACGCCCGCCGACCTGGTGCGCTACCGCGACGTGCAGGACTCGTTCACGCGCGCCGCCGGCCGCCTCGACGGACTGCGGGACCTGCTGACCAGCCTGCTGGACCTGCACCTGAACCTCCAGAGCCAGCGCATGAACGAGGTCATGCGGACCCTCACGGCCGTCAGCGTGATCTTCCTGCCCCTGACGTTCCTGGCAGGCGTGTGGGGCATGAACTTCGAATTCATGCCGGAACTGAAAAGCCCCTACGGATACGCGCTGGCCTGGGCGAGCTTCCTGCTGATCGGCGGCCTGCTCGCCGCGTACTTCAAACGGCGCGGCTGGTGGTAA
- a CDS encoding nucleotidyltransferase domain-containing protein, with translation MTFPPQLSAAVQAHPFPLVFATVSGAHLYGFPSPDSDWDLRGVHVLPLRQVLGLEDVPETYSLERDDGVVELDLVSHDIRKFARLLLTRNGYVLEQLLSPLVVHSTPLHAELIALAPGVLTRWHAHHYLGFTANQWQLLAKEPVPRVKPLLYAFRTVLTGLHLMRAGVIEANLEVLNADARLPFLTDLIALKRGGREAEPLPEPLDVYRAEHARLVQALEAARETTHLPGAVPEDVRRAVSELVVRARLGHPV, from the coding sequence GTGACCTTCCCGCCGCAGCTTTCTGCCGCCGTTCAGGCGCATCCCTTCCCGCTGGTGTTCGCCACGGTCAGTGGCGCGCACCTGTACGGCTTTCCCAGTCCGGACAGTGACTGGGACCTGCGGGGCGTGCACGTGCTGCCGCTGCGGCAGGTGCTGGGTCTGGAGGACGTGCCGGAGACGTACTCGCTGGAGCGCGACGATGGGGTGGTGGAACTTGATCTGGTGTCGCATGACATCCGGAAGTTCGCGCGGCTGCTGCTGACCCGTAACGGGTACGTGCTGGAGCAGTTGCTGTCGCCGCTGGTGGTGCACTCGACGCCCCTGCACGCGGAACTGATCGCGCTGGCCCCCGGCGTGCTGACGCGCTGGCACGCGCACCACTACCTGGGGTTCACGGCGAACCAGTGGCAGTTGCTGGCAAAGGAACCCGTGCCGCGCGTGAAGCCGCTGCTGTACGCCTTCCGCACGGTCCTGACGGGCCTGCACCTGATGCGCGCGGGCGTGATCGAGGCGAACCTGGAGGTACTGAACGCCGACGCGCGCCTGCCGTTCCTGACCGACCTGATCGCCCTGAAACGCGGCGGGCGCGAGGCCGAGCCTCTGCCGGAACCGCTGGACGTGTACCGCGCCGAGCACGCGCGGCTGGTGCAGGCGCTGGAGGCCGCGCGGGAAACGACCCACCTGCCCGGCGCCGTGCCGGAGGACGTGCGCCGCGCCGTGAGCGAACTGGTGGTGCGTGCGCGGCTGGGCCACCCTGTCTGA
- a CDS encoding metallophosphoesterase yields the protein MSAEPALTELTVPALSLVVLIGAHGAGKSTFAARHFAPEEVFAQADYPDIPSLLAAAGERLAAGRLAVLDGLFVRPVDRVPVTALARAHDVKPVPVVLDLPRAVLEARTAAPADVVAAQVAELRRTRRGLHAEGFRNEQVLFSDEQARTLPLRRTLLRGDRRDLTGPFDVIGDVHGCLPELHDLLRDLGYDLSGGGARHPRGRTAVFVGDLVDRGPDSLGVLKLVMGMVADGAALCVPGNHDEKLCRALAGKAVKAMHGLDVTLAQLEQAGPDVQAQVRTFIDALPTQLVLDGGALIVAHAGLPAHYHGRGGGRVRSFALYGDVNGQRDELGLPIRRDWAADYHGAALVVYGHTPHAAPRWKGHTVNVDTGCAFGGHLSALRYPERTTLSVPARAVYAPPPRPLPVPEGESGS from the coding sequence GTGTCCGCCGAGCCCGCCCTGACCGAACTGACGGTTCCCGCCCTGTCCCTGGTCGTGCTGATCGGCGCGCACGGCGCGGGCAAAAGCACCTTCGCCGCGCGGCACTTCGCGCCGGAGGAGGTGTTCGCGCAGGCAGACTACCCGGACATTCCGTCATTGCTGGCGGCAGCGGGGGAGAGGCTGGCGGCGGGGCGGCTGGCGGTGCTGGACGGTCTGTTCGTGCGCCCGGTGGACCGCGTGCCCGTGACGGCGCTGGCCCGCGCGCACGACGTGAAGCCCGTGCCGGTGGTGCTGGACCTGCCGCGCGCCGTGCTGGAGGCCCGCACCGCCGCCCCGGCGGACGTGGTGGCGGCGCAGGTGGCCGAGTTGCGCCGCACCCGCCGGGGCCTGCACGCCGAGGGCTTCCGGAACGAGCAGGTGCTGTTCAGTGATGAGCAGGCGCGCACGTTGCCGCTGCGGCGCACGCTGCTGCGCGGGGACCGCCGCGACCTGACCGGCCCCTTCGACGTGATCGGTGACGTGCACGGCTGCCTGCCGGAACTGCACGATCTGCTGCGCGACCTGGGGTACGACCTGAGCGGCGGGGGCGCGCGGCACCCGCGGGGGCGCACGGCGGTGTTCGTGGGGGATCTCGTGGACCGCGGGCCGGACAGCCTGGGCGTCCTGAAGCTCGTCATGGGCATGGTCGCGGACGGCGCGGCGCTGTGCGTGCCCGGCAATCACGACGAGAAACTCTGCCGCGCGCTGGCCGGGAAGGCCGTGAAAGCCATGCACGGCCTGGACGTCACCCTGGCGCAACTGGAACAGGCCGGCCCGGACGTACAGGCGCAGGTTCGCACCTTCATCGACGCGCTGCCCACGCAACTGGTCCTGGACGGTGGCGCGTTGATCGTCGCGCACGCCGGGCTGCCCGCCCACTACCACGGGCGTGGCGGCGGTCGCGTGCGCAGTTTCGCGCTGTACGGCGACGTGAACGGCCAGCGGGACGAACTGGGCCTCCCCATCCGCCGCGACTGGGCCGCCGATTACCACGGCGCGGCGCTGGTCGTGTACGGCCACACCCCGCACGCCGCGCCCCGCTGGAAGGGCCACACCGTGAACGTGGACACCGGCTGCGCGTTTGGCGGCCACCTGAGCGCCCTGCGGTACCCGGAACGCACCACCCTCAGCGTGCCGGCCCGCGCCGTGTACGCCCCCCCACCCCGCCCCCTGCCCGTCCCGGAAGGGGAGAGTGGATCGTAG
- the xseA gene encoding exodeoxyribonuclease VII large subunit, with protein sequence MTRRKKTEPARPPEQFLELSELLAYVGQVIARGVPGAVWVRAEVASVTDRRHLYLDLVQAGEDGEVAKCRATVWARERFSLEGKFRRATGGTLTAGLKVLLFCEATFHEQYGFSLNVLDIAPEFTLGDAALRLDALRETLVREGVYGLNRLHAAPTDFDRFAVIAPVGAAGLGDFRREIDPLQSAGVLRPVYLEATFQGRDAAPSLLRAVQAAADLHAQEPLDALVVLRGGGAVTDLAWLNDLPFARALATFPAPVITGLGHARDDTLPDEVAHTRTDTPSKAAALIVRTAAQAAAQAQEDTRAVRAHAAQILVDADAGAQWALDRARTAATRHVDRAAQDVDALMRQALGLTPQRTLARGYALVRGADGQPVTRAAQVRAGDTLTLEWTDGTVPVTADG encoded by the coding sequence GTGACGCGCCGCAAGAAGACCGAGCCGGCCCGGCCGCCCGAGCAGTTCCTGGAACTGTCGGAGTTGCTGGCGTACGTGGGGCAGGTCATCGCGCGCGGCGTGCCCGGCGCGGTGTGGGTGCGGGCCGAGGTGGCCAGCGTCACGGACCGCCGCCACCTGTACCTGGATCTCGTGCAGGCGGGCGAGGACGGCGAGGTCGCCAAGTGCCGCGCGACCGTGTGGGCGCGGGAACGCTTCAGTCTGGAAGGCAAGTTCCGCCGGGCGACGGGCGGGACCCTCACGGCGGGCCTGAAGGTCCTGCTGTTCTGCGAGGCGACCTTCCACGAGCAGTACGGTTTCTCGCTGAACGTGCTGGACATCGCGCCGGAATTCACGCTGGGCGACGCCGCGCTGCGCCTGGACGCCCTGCGGGAGACGCTGGTGCGCGAGGGCGTGTACGGCCTGAACCGCCTGCACGCCGCGCCCACCGATTTCGACCGTTTCGCCGTGATCGCCCCGGTCGGCGCGGCGGGCCTGGGGGACTTCCGGCGCGAGATCGACCCGCTCCAGAGTGCCGGGGTGCTGCGCCCCGTCTACCTGGAGGCGACCTTCCAGGGCCGCGACGCCGCGCCCAGCCTGCTGCGCGCCGTGCAGGCGGCCGCCGACCTGCACGCGCAGGAGCCGCTGGACGCCCTGGTCGTCCTCCGGGGTGGCGGGGCCGTCACGGACCTCGCGTGGCTGAACGACCTGCCGTTCGCGCGCGCCCTGGCGACCTTTCCCGCGCCGGTCATCACGGGCCTCGGGCACGCGCGGGACGACACCCTGCCCGACGAGGTCGCGCACACCCGCACCGACACGCCCAGCAAGGCCGCGGCCCTGATCGTCCGCACCGCCGCGCAGGCCGCCGCGCAGGCGCAGGAGGACACCCGCGCTGTCCGCGCCCACGCCGCGCAGATTCTCGTGGACGCCGACGCGGGCGCGCAGTGGGCGCTGGACCGCGCCCGCACCGCCGCCACACGGCACGTGGACCGCGCCGCGCAGGACGTGGACGCCCTGATGCGTCAGGCGCTCGGCCTCACCCCGCAGCGCACCCTGGCACGCGGGTACGCCCTCGTGCGCGGCGCAGACGGGCAGCCCGTCACCCGCGCCGCGCAGGTCCGCGCCGGGGACACCCTCACGCTGGAATGGACGGACGGCACCGTGCCGGTCACGGCAGACGGGTGA
- the crcB gene encoding fluoride efflux transporter CrcB — translation MSAWVWVMAGGALGAAARYGAGLALGPLLNRGGFPVTVLLINVLGSFLLGLTLTLVGRGIWPDAARLAFGTGVLGAFTTFSTFSVDLDTLLARGQGAAALAYALLSVTLGLLAAVAGRVLGGRL, via the coding sequence ATGAGTGCGTGGGTGTGGGTGATGGCCGGTGGGGCGCTGGGCGCCGCCGCGCGCTACGGTGCCGGGCTGGCGCTGGGGCCGCTGCTGAACCGGGGCGGGTTTCCGGTGACGGTGCTGCTGATCAACGTGCTCGGCTCGTTCCTGCTGGGCCTGACCCTGACCCTGGTGGGCCGGGGCATCTGGCCGGACGCGGCGCGACTGGCGTTCGGGACCGGGGTGCTGGGCGCGTTCACGACCTTCTCCACCTTCAGCGTGGACCTCGACACCCTGCTGGCACGCGGGCAGGGCGCAGCGGCGCTGGCCTACGCGCTGCTCAGCGTGACGCTGGGCCTGCTGGCCGCCGTCGCGGGGCGCGTGCTGGGGGGCCGTCTGTGA
- a CDS encoding nucleotidyltransferase domain-containing protein — MTRDLPPGTRVTLHAAQGDLPPGAAGVIVSGSGSVYDVQFGAHVRAVNRVHLKVERAALEALPPVRGDLRPFVQYACVMGSRAFGLDTGASDTDLRGFYLPPARLTWGLSDPPEQLEFASLAGPGPGTEEVYWEARKFVRLALKANPNVLEVLFSPMPVQVTPVARALLDIRGAFLSRLMYVTYGEYVRAQFRRLQSDRERHGEIRPKHAMHLLRLLISGAHALRTGEVMVNVGPHREKLLAVKSGHLTWEAAGAWREELHRDFERAFAETSLPERPDHDAAQDWLIGARRAALDW, encoded by the coding sequence ATGACCCGTGACCTGCCCCCCGGTACCCGCGTGACCCTGCATGCCGCGCAGGGTGACCTGCCTCCGGGCGCGGCGGGCGTGATCGTGTCGGGAAGCGGCAGCGTGTACGACGTGCAGTTCGGGGCGCACGTGCGGGCCGTGAACCGCGTGCACCTGAAGGTCGAGCGCGCCGCCCTGGAGGCCCTGCCACCCGTGCGCGGCGACCTGCGGCCGTTCGTGCAGTACGCCTGCGTGATGGGCAGCCGCGCCTTCGGGCTGGACACCGGCGCCAGCGACACGGACCTGCGCGGGTTCTACCTGCCGCCTGCCCGCCTGACCTGGGGCCTGAGCGACCCGCCCGAGCAGCTGGAGTTCGCCTCGCTGGCCGGGCCGGGGCCGGGCACCGAGGAGGTGTACTGGGAGGCCCGCAAGTTCGTGCGGCTGGCCCTGAAAGCCAATCCGAACGTGCTGGAGGTGCTGTTCTCGCCCATGCCCGTGCAGGTCACGCCGGTCGCGCGGGCGCTGCTGGACATCCGGGGCGCGTTCCTGAGTCGCCTGATGTACGTCACGTACGGCGAGTACGTCCGCGCGCAGTTCCGCCGCCTCCAGTCGGACCGCGAGCGGCACGGCGAGATCCGACCCAAGCACGCCATGCACCTGCTGCGCCTGCTGATCAGCGGCGCGCACGCCCTGCGGACCGGCGAGGTCATGGTGAACGTCGGCCCGCACCGCGAGAAGCTGCTGGCCGTGAAAAGCGGGCACCTGACCTGGGAGGCTGCCGGGGCGTGGCGGGAGGAACTGCACCGCGACTTCGAGCGGGCCTTCGCGGAGACCTCCCTGCCCGAACGTCCCGACCATGACGCCGCGCAGGACTGGCTGATCGGGGCGCGGCGCGCGGCCCTCGACTGGTAG
- a CDS encoding metalloenzyme domain protein produces MRGIVWLALDGVGHPQDAPPGGVWEQDLPALRPLVDAGLCLDATLGVPGLPQSGTGQACWLTGTDAVALMGEHFGPQPGPTLQRLLTAQSLPVALTRVGGRAALANGYVPAYFEAAAVGGRNRLGCFPFSFRAAGLPLNPPGVPLVGATLGLGYARPWPDDGNAGSWARLGAALADAAAGHDLIAADLWFGDLLGHAGAQPVPPDALTAGRTYLRRVDALLAGLLDAGARVVVSSDHGNLEDLGVKGHTRARVPFAGSGVTLGSPVNVVEAGRVLAGWFGLP; encoded by the coding sequence GTGAGGGGGATCGTGTGGCTGGCGCTGGACGGCGTGGGGCACCCGCAGGACGCGCCGCCGGGCGGTGTGTGGGAGCAGGATCTCCCGGCGCTGCGGCCGCTGGTGGATGCGGGCCTGTGCCTGGACGCGACGCTGGGCGTGCCGGGCCTGCCGCAGTCCGGGACGGGGCAGGCGTGCTGGTTGACCGGGACGGACGCCGTGGCGCTGATGGGCGAGCATTTCGGGCCGCAGCCGGGGCCGACGCTGCAACGCCTGCTGACCGCGCAGAGCCTGCCGGTGGCCCTGACACGGGTGGGGGGGCGGGCGGCGCTGGCGAACGGGTACGTTCCGGCGTACTTCGAGGCGGCGGCGGTGGGGGGCCGCAACCGACTGGGGTGCTTTCCGTTCTCGTTCCGTGCGGCGGGTCTGCCGCTGAACCCGCCCGGGGTGCCGCTCGTGGGCGCGACGCTGGGCCTGGGGTACGCGCGCCCCTGGCCGGACGACGGGAACGCGGGAAGCTGGGCGCGGCTGGGCGCAGCCCTGGCGGACGCGGCGGCCGGGCATGACCTGATCGCCGCGGACCTGTGGTTCGGGGACCTGCTGGGGCACGCGGGCGCGCAGCCGGTCCCGCCGGACGCGCTGACGGCGGGCCGCACGTACCTGCGCCGGGTGGACGCCCTGCTGGCCGGGCTGCTGGATGCGGGCGCGCGGGTGGTGGTCAGCAGCGATCACGGCAACCTGGAGGACCTGGGCGTGAAGGGCCACACGCGGGCGCGCGTGCCGTTCGCGGGGTCCGGCGTGACCCTGGGGTCGCCCGTGAACGTGGTGGAGGCGGGGCGGGTGCTGGCCGGCTGGTTCGGCCTGCCGTGA